A genomic window from Triplophysa dalaica isolate WHDGS20190420 chromosome 24, ASM1584641v1, whole genome shotgun sequence includes:
- the sv2 gene encoding synaptic vesicle glycoprotein 2C, whose amino-acid sequence MNVMARRAHEDTEPLLQSSHAYEDDDQATNKKKLSYEEAVEATGFGLFHWLLLVICGWANASDAVEILCVSFLLPTARCDLHLSSADMGILTASIFLGMMVGGYVWGYLADRRGRRSVLVVSLAVNGVFGAVASLAPSFWLFLLLRFFSGLGVGGSIPVIFSYFSEFQPCLRRGAMISALATFWMAGNILVAGVAWLVIPRTSLNVRLSWMDFQSWRLFVVLCSIPSLSSALIFRLFMPESPKFLMEAGRETEALSVFQTMFRLNNNFTIKTFPASGLVIRPKEDGEKERLGPRSFTGRLKQAFDPIKQLFVRPLASRSVALLIIFYCISFGYYGLWMWFPELFKRMEDGGSACANTSRIQSSANESCYPVKTAVYMEGFITAASNLPGNILTILLMDRLGGKILLSVSLMVSSVSVFVIYVVKTKSQSLIVSCVFSGVSVISWNALDVLGTELYPTQLRSSALGFFTGVGRVAAIMGNVVFGQLVDSSCAVPLLMVSALLLAGGVAALRLPQTKQTELT is encoded by the exons ATGAATGTAATGGCACGACGAGCTCACGAAGACACGGAACCTCTGCTTCAGTCCTCACATGCGTACGAAGATG ATGATCAGGCAACCAACAAGAAGAAACTCTCCTATGAGGAGGCTGTTGAAGCAACAG GGTTCGGGCTCTTCCACTGGCTGCTGTTGGTCATCTGCGGGTGGGCGAACGCCAGTGATGCTGTGGAGATACTGTGCGTGTCTTTCTTGTTGCCCACCGCCCGCTGTGACCTGCACCTCAGCTCGGCTGATATGGGAATTCTGACCGCCAGCATTTTTCTGG GCATGATGGTGGGAGGTTACGTTTGGGGATATCTGGCCGATCGCAGAGGCCGCCGAAGCGTCCTTGTCGTTTCTCTGGCTGTGAATGGCGTCTTTGGGGCTGTGGCCAGTTTGGCACCGAGTTTCTGGCTCTTTCTGCTCCTGCGGTTCTTCAGTGGACTCGG GGTCGGCGGATCCATTCCTGTAATCTTCTCCTATTTTTCGGAATTCCAGCCATGTCTACGGAGAGGAGCGATGATCAGCGCCCTCGCCACCTTCTGGATGGCTGGAAATATTTTAGTAGCAG GTGTGGCATGGTTGGTCATTCCCAGAACATCTCTGAATGTTCGTCTTAGCTGGATGGACTTTCAAAGCTGGCGTCTATTCGTGGTCCTCTGCTCGATTCCAAGTTTGTCATCGGCACTTATATTCAGACTCTTCATGCCAGAAAGCCCAAAATTCCTCATGGAG GCTGGTCGTGAGACAGAGGCTTTATCTGTGTTCCAGACGATGTTTAGACTGAACAACAATTTCACCATCAAAACGTTTCCT GCATCGGGGCTAGTGATCAGACCTAAAgaagatggagagaaagagagactcgGTCCAAGATCTTTTACCGGCCGCCTCAAGCAG GCATTTGACCCCATTAAACAGCTGTTTGTCAGACCACTGGCTTCAAGAAGCGTCGCTCTGCTTATAATATTTTACTGCATATCATTTGG ATATTATGGCTTATGGATGTGGTTTCCGGAGCTTTTCAAGAGGATGGAAGATGGAGGGTCTGCATGTGCCAACACATCCCGAATCCAAAGCTCAGCGAATGAAAGCTGCTATCCTGTCAAGACTGCTG tgtaCATGGAAGGTTTCATAACTGCAGCTTCAAACCTTCCAGGAAACATTTTAACTATCCTGCTCATGGACAGATTGGGAGGAAAAATCCTGCTCT CTGTCAGTTTGATGGTGTCCAGCGTGAGCGTGTTTGTCATCTACGTGGTGAAGACCAAATCTCAGAGTCTGATCGTGTCTTGCGTGTTCAGTGGTGTTTCTGTCATCTCCTGGAACGCTCTGGACGTCCTCGGGACGGAACTTTACCCCACACAACTACG CTCCTCAGCTCTGGGGTTTTTCACCGGAGTGGGTCGTGTGGCAGCAATCATGGGAAATGTGGTTTTCGGGCAGCTTGTGGACTCGAGCTGTGCTGTTCCTCTGCTGATGGTCTCTGCGCTCCTGCTGGCAGGAGGAGTGGCTGCGTTACGCCTGCCGCAAACTAAACAGACTGAACTCACTTGA